One window of the Pan troglodytes isolate AG18354 chromosome 12, NHGRI_mPanTro3-v2.0_pri, whole genome shotgun sequence genome contains the following:
- the FABP1 gene encoding fatty acid-binding protein, liver produces the protein MSFSGKYQLQSQENFEAFMKAIGLPEELIQKGKDIKGVSEIVQNGKHFKFTITAGSKVIQNEFTVGEECELETMTGEKVKTVVQLEGDNKLVTTFKNIKSVTELNGDIITNTMTLGDIVFKRISKRI, from the exons ATGAGTTTCTCCGGCAAGTACCAACTGCAGAGCCAGGAAAACTTTGAAGCTTTCATGAAGGCAATCG GTCTGCCGGAAGAGCTCATCCAGAAGGGGAAGGATATCAAGGGGGTGTCGGAAATCGTGCAGAATGGGAAGCACTTCAAGTTCACCATCACCGCTGGGTCCAAAGTGATCCAAAACGAATTCACCGTGGGGGAGGAATGTGAGCTGGAGACAATGACAGGGGAGAAAGTCAAG ACAGTGGTTCAGTTGGAAGGTGACAATAAACTGGTGACAACTTTCAAAAACATCAAGTCTGTGACCGAACTCAACGGCGACATAATCACCAAT ACCATGACATTGGGTGACATTGTCTTCAAGAGAATCAGCAAGAGAATTTAA